The segment TCCCCGCACACCTGTAACGCATGTCCCCGGTCTTGACACGGGGGAGGAGAGTGTGTAGTCCCTCTCTCCCCCCGAAGGGGGGAGTACCCGACGGCGGAGCCGTCGGGGGAGGGGTGAGGGTGATCGCGCAGCGACCGTCTGTTGGGACCTCTGGCGGATACCCATTTGCTGGCTCCCTAAGGTTTCCAGGAGAACCTGTCGATAAGTCCACGAGTGCGTAGGGAAGGAAGACTTATGAAGCGCATCGTCGGCGTTCTGGGAACGCTCGGGTTGGTCGTCGGTCTGGTGGGAGGACCGGTCGCGGCCAGCACCATCGTTCCCGGCCACCAGCAGGCGAGGTTCGATGCGGACGGGAACGGATACCCGGACGAGGGCGTCACCGTCAATGGCAAGTACACCTCGGTGTACGCGTATGACGCGTTCGGGAATTGGTATTGGGACCTCGGCGATGGTCGGATTTATGGGTCGGTGGGCTCGATCGATGACCTTGATCAGGCAACCCTCTCTCGCTGCGACTATCAGGTCCAGTATCGGGGTCGTTTCGACAACACCCCGTTCCTCAACAGCGGATGGATCATGAACAACATCATCTGCACCGGGTACGACGGGAACGCCTCGTATAACTACCTGATCGTGCACGAGACGGATCCCCGCTATACCGGGAATCCCGACTGGGCGATCTGGGGCACGTGGGAGTACCACATCCTCACGATCAGCGGCTTCGGCAACCTTGTTCGACCTATGAATTACACAGACTGAGGGCACCCGATGGGGCGCGTCGGCGCTTCACGCGTCCCGATCGATCGCGAAGGCGTCGTACGAGTCGGCGCCGTTGTCGTACCGGGCCTGGATCCGAGACACCTGCTGGATCACCTCAGGCTTGGTGAACGCCTCGACGAATAGCGCGGTCTCGCGGCGGAGCGCATCGCGCAGCGGAAGGTCCCGTCCGCCCGTGATGACGTCTTTCGTCGACGCCAGAGCCGACGGGGGATGCGCAACCAACCACGAGGCCCACTCGATGGCCTCGGCCACGGCTGTCCCCGGCGGTACCAGGCGATGGACCAGACCGAGGCGGTGGGCCTCAGCGCCGGTGATTGGCCGCCCGTCGAGCACGATCCGCTTGGCAGTGGCTTCTCCGACGAGTCGTGAGATTCGCGAGGCCGCGTCGAGAGCGGGATGCCGAGGATCACCTCGGGATGTCCGAGCGACGAGGTCTCAGACGCCACCCGGAGATCACACGCCCAGGCGAGTCCGGCGCCACCGCCCCAGCATTGCCCGTCGATGGCGGCTATCGACACCATCGGCCCGGTGTCCAGTTCCTTTTGGACACGGTTCCTCGCCCGGGGATCGCCGGGCGCAGGTTCTCCGACGCCTCCGAGCTTGGACAGCAGCTCGGCCAGATCTCCGTGCGCGATGAAGTAGTCGGGCACTGCCGAGCCGATCACCACGACCCGGGTGCCCTCCGACTTCAGACCGTCCAGGCCAGCCTCCATCTTCTCCATCAGTTCGGCCGTCACCTTGTTCATCGGCGGGGCGTCGAGGAGCAGCAGTCCCACTCCCGGATGAGGAGTCGAGACTCGGACCTGCGGCATTGGGGCTCCGTTCATGGCGATCGTGAAATCTACGGGATACCGCTCGGAGATGTCGCCGGTGGATGAGCAGCCCACCTCTACCATCCGCGGATGAGGACGATCGGCATCGGCGTCGCCGGGGCGGGCACGGTCGGGGGCACCCTGGTGGCCCGGGTCGAGGGCGACGAGTCGTGAACCGCGGGGTCATCGAGCGCTACCGCGACCGTCTGCCCATCACCGACGCCACGCCGATCATCACCCTGGGGGAGGGATCGACGCCGCTCATCCCGGCGCCGCGGATCTCGGAGCTGGTCGGCCGCGAGGTGTGGCTCAAGGTGGAGGGAGCGAATCCGACGGGTTCGTTCAAGGACCGCGGCATGACGGTCGCGGTGAGCAAGGCGGTGGAAGCCGGCGCCACCGCGGTGGTGTGTGCCTCCACCGGCAACACGTCGGCGTCGGCGGCGGCCTACGCGGCTCGCGCTGGCATCGAGTGTGTGGTGGTACTTCCCGCGGGCAATGTGGCGCTTGGCAAGCTCGCCCAGGCGGTCCGCCACGGAGCGACGGTGGTGGCCGTCGACAGCGGCTTCGACGAGGCGCTCACCGTGGTGCGCGCCCTGGGTGAGCGCCCCGGGGT is part of the Acidimicrobiia bacterium genome and harbors:
- a CDS encoding enoyl-CoA hydratase-related protein — translated: MLDGRPITGAEAHRLGLVHRLVPPGTAVAEAIEWASWLVAHPPSALASTKDVITGGRDLPLRDALRRETALFVEAFTKPEVIQQVSRIQARYDNGADSYDAFAIDRDA